From Sporolactobacillus pectinivorans:
TGATCCTCCATAAGCGACAGAAGCGGCGAGACGACCAGCACCAATCCTTTAAGGACATAGCCGGGAACCTGGTAGCACAGTGATTTACCGCCTCCCGTCGGCATCATTGCGAAAACATCCCGACGGTCCAGCAATGCTCCGACAATTTCTTTCTGGCTGTTTCTAAATGCCTTGAAACCAAAAACACGGTGAAGCGTATCTTCAGCCTTGACCATAGGATCATTTGGTTCATTCATTGCCCGGCGCCCCGTTCCCGCATAGCGTCTCTTGCCAATGCCAGCCGAATCTGAAAATAATCCGCCTGATCATTAAGTACATTTTTAATTGGCTTGAGCTGTTTGGTCTGCAGCTGGGATGCCGTCCCGATAATGAGCCGGTTCATAGAATCCGTCAGGAAAAGAGAAACATTAAATTCAGGGATCTTAAGCGTCATTTCAATAATATGATCCTCAATGGTTCCCTTGGACAGCTGCCTCTTTACAGATAGTTCTTCAATCGTCAGCCCCTCTCTAAGACAACGATATGTTTCTTCTGCTGAGTGTGAGAGCCCATTTGGTTTTTTGTCCATCAAACATTCAAGGATTGGAAACAGTGAGGGTGAGAAACAGATCTGGTGCATCAGACAACGAAAAGCGGATTTTGAATCGATCATGAACTGATACCAATCCCTATTAAAAAGCACTGACAATTGAGTCAAAGTCAGTCCGGGCATGCTGTGCCCGCTTAGCTGGGCGCTTAAGAGAGTGGCATCGCTCTGCGGCATTTTTTCAAAAAGGCA
This genomic window contains:
- a CDS encoding helix-turn-helix domain-containing protein, with the protein product MSFRYFLILQVIGRIKGERTLSGLIHILKGRQSVQTIQDCTLFHIEPLYHVLETVAREQLENLANECRDRGWIIALKGEQEKYILTPSGKCTLSQLAQKYSFPKALSYTENITIETEFWLKLQLLVQTLSELLHGSRSFLPVTRRTSVTEGVRKFIFEFHANRKTLAAGLHQELYCLFEKMPQSDATLLSAQLSGHSMPGLTLTQLSVLFNRDWYQFMIDSKSAFRCLMHQICFSPSLFPILECLMDKKPNGLSHSAEETYRCLREGLTIEELSVKRQLSKGTIEDHIIEMTLKIPEFNVSLFLTDSMNRLIIGTASQLQTKQLKPIKNVLNDQADYFQIRLALARDAMRERGAGQ